The Borreliella mayonii genome has a segment encoding these proteins:
- a CDS encoding acetyl-CoA C-acyltransferase, with amino-acid sequence MIKKVAIIDGFRTPNFKFGGSFRGLDIIDESSKVVKALLARNKLCEVDEVIIGNVISAGLGQNIARQIALRSSLGDTVPAFSVNKVCGSGLKALELAFNSIALGDNDIVLAGGVEDLTNSPYLLPRKIRFDGLKFGSFGIEDSIQKDALIDSLNFVSMGLTAENLSEKYRITREMQDEFAYNSHAKALKAKELGYFEDEIYPLTVFDKKTNSSRVVSSDEEIRDNLTLNKLASLNPVFKELGTVTAGNSSSLNDGACFLILASEERVKSLGVSPLAYIGGFKSVGLDPLYMGFGAYMAIEGIISKLSLNPSEIDLIEVNEAFAAQALSIEKALFEKYNITSDIINVNGGAIALGHPFAVSGSRILLTLSRSMKMNNKTKGIAAICVGGGQGISSFLYR; translated from the coding sequence GTGATAAAAAAGGTAGCTATTATTGATGGATTTAGAACCCCTAATTTCAAGTTTGGAGGTTCTTTTAGGGGTTTGGATATTATTGATGAATCTTCAAAAGTTGTTAAAGCTTTACTTGCAAGAAATAAGTTATGCGAAGTGGATGAGGTTATTATTGGCAATGTAATATCTGCGGGACTTGGCCAAAATATTGCAAGACAAATTGCTTTAAGGTCTAGTTTAGGCGATACTGTGCCTGCATTTAGCGTTAATAAAGTTTGTGGTTCTGGCCTTAAGGCTTTGGAGCTTGCATTTAATTCTATTGCTCTTGGAGACAATGATATTGTTTTAGCTGGAGGGGTAGAAGATCTAACCAATTCTCCTTATTTATTGCCTAGAAAGATTAGATTTGATGGCCTTAAATTTGGTAGTTTTGGAATTGAAGATTCAATCCAAAAAGATGCCTTAATAGATTCTCTAAATTTTGTTTCCATGGGGCTTACGGCAGAAAATCTCTCAGAAAAATATAGAATAACAAGAGAAATGCAAGATGAATTTGCATATAATTCTCATGCAAAGGCATTAAAGGCAAAAGAGCTTGGATATTTTGAGGATGAAATTTATCCTCTGACTGTTTTTGATAAAAAGACCAACTCTAGCAGGGTTGTCTCAAGTGATGAGGAAATAAGAGATAATTTAACTTTAAATAAGCTGGCATCTCTTAATCCTGTTTTTAAAGAATTAGGTACAGTAACTGCTGGAAATTCTTCTAGTTTAAATGATGGGGCTTGTTTTTTAATTTTAGCAAGTGAGGAAAGGGTAAAAAGCTTAGGGGTAAGCCCATTGGCTTATATTGGGGGATTTAAAAGTGTGGGTCTTGATCCGCTTTATATGGGCTTTGGAGCTTATATGGCTATTGAGGGTATTATTAGTAAATTAAGTTTAAACCCTAGTGAAATAGATTTGATTGAGGTGAATGAAGCATTTGCAGCTCAAGCATTAAGCATTGAAAAGGCTTTGTTTGAAAAATACAATATAACTAGCGATATTATTAATGTAAATGGCGGTGCTATTGCTTTGGGGCATCCATTTGCAGTTAGTGGTTCAAGAATTTTATTAACACTTTCTCGCTCTATGAAAATGAATAATAAAACAAAAGGGATAGCAGCTATTTGTGTTGGCGGCGGACAAGGAATTTCTAGTTTTTTGTATAGATGA
- a CDS encoding peptidylprolyl isomerase encodes MKSFLFLVILGTVGINSFAQNTPVAIINLYKNEIITKTGFDSKVDIFKKTQGRDLTAAEKKQVLQVLIADVLFSQEASKQGIKISDDEVMQTIRTQFGLVNFTDEQIKQMIEKQGTNWGELLSSMKRSLSSQKLVLKQAQPKFSEVKTPSEKEIIEYYEANKTKFVNPDISRVSHVFFSTKDKKRSDVLDQAKNILSQIRSKKITFEEAVRKYSNDESSKAKNGDLGFLSRGDQNAQNLLGADFVKEVFNFNKGDISSPIASKEGFHIIKVTEKYAQRFLGLNDKVSPTADLIVKDAIKNNMINVQQQQIVVQVQQDMYGKLNKSANIQILDSSLK; translated from the coding sequence ATGAAGAGTTTTTTATTTTTGGTAATATTGGGAACTGTGGGGATTAACTCTTTTGCTCAAAATACTCCTGTTGCTATTATTAATTTATATAAAAATGAAATTATTACTAAAACCGGTTTTGACTCTAAGGTTGATATATTTAAAAAGACCCAAGGTAGAGACTTGACTGCTGCTGAGAAAAAGCAAGTTTTGCAAGTTTTAATAGCAGATGTTCTTTTTAGCCAAGAGGCTTCAAAACAGGGAATTAAAATTTCAGATGATGAGGTTATGCAAACAATTAGAACTCAATTTGGGCTTGTAAATTTTACTGATGAACAAATCAAGCAGATGATAGAAAAACAAGGTACAAATTGGGGCGAGCTTTTGTCTTCAATGAAAAGATCTCTGTCTTCCCAAAAACTTGTTTTAAAGCAAGCTCAACCCAAGTTTTCTGAAGTTAAAACTCCTAGCGAGAAAGAAATTATTGAATATTATGAGGCTAATAAAACTAAATTTGTAAATCCTGATATTTCAAGAGTTAGTCATGTATTTTTTTCTACTAAAGATAAAAAAAGATCAGATGTTTTAGATCAAGCAAAGAATATATTAAGCCAAATAAGATCAAAAAAAATTACTTTTGAAGAAGCTGTAAGAAAATATTCAAATGATGAGTCTTCTAAGGCTAAAAATGGCGATCTTGGCTTTTTGTCAAGGGGCGATCAAAATGCTCAAAATCTTCTTGGAGCCGATTTTGTGAAAGAGGTTTTTAATTTTAATAAAGGTGATATATCTTCGCCTATTGCTTCAAAGGAAGGGTTTCATATTATTAAAGTTACAGAAAAATATGCTCAGAGATTTTTAGGCTTGAATGATAAAGTATCTCCTACTGCGGATTTGATTGTCAAAGATGCAATAAAAAATAACATGATTAATGTTCAGCAACAGCAAATTGTTGTTCAGGTGCAGCAAGATATGTATGGTAAGCTCAATAAGTCTGCAAATATACAAATCTTGGACTCTAGTCTAAAATAA